The following proteins come from a genomic window of Bactrocera dorsalis isolate Fly_Bdor chromosome 6, ASM2337382v1, whole genome shotgun sequence:
- the LOC105221952 gene encoding aminomethyltransferase, mitochondrial: protein MFKMNKLNGISYAFEKLPKGFQKYCSGNNQIKAQHTALYDFHKKNGGKMVNFGGYILPVQYADQSIVSSHLHTRHHASIFDVSHMLQTYVRGKDAIPCIESLCTADIKGMTFGTSSLTIFTNDNGGILDDLIVSKIDDEQLYIVSNAAMKFQDMEIMEKAKNRFNADGKNVDIEFLSTSDQSLIAIQGPRGVRSLEKFLPKPKILNELYFLHTTVSEVAGIPKCRITRCGYTGEDGVEVSVPSTHVEYLTEALLETNEHLKMAGLGARDTLRLESGLCLYGKDITDETTPVEAGLAWLIARRRRNERDFPGSDRILSQLNKLTGEISHCRIGLVMCGKNKTPPARAGVKIYYKDKEVGFITSGCISPSLEKNIAMGYILEDHINISNKMVHLKIRDNLYDAIITRMPFVKPNYFNKPKELI, encoded by the exons ATGTTTAAAATGAACAAACTGAACGGTATTTCTTATGCTTTCGAAAAGTTACCAAAGGGCTTTCAGAAATATTGCAGTGGAAATAACCAAATAAAAGCCCAACATACAGCTCTGTATGATTTTCATAAGAAGAATGGAGGAAAAATGGTGAATTTTGGAGGATATATTCTTCCTGTACAGTATGCGGATCAGAGTATTGTTTCTTCTCATTTACACACACGCCATCATGCTTCCATATTTGACGTTTCGCACATGttgcaaacatatgtacgtgGAAAAGATGCCATACCATGTATAGAATCTTTATGCACTGCTGATATTAAGGGAATGACTTTTGGCACAAGCTCTTTAACAATATTCACAAATGATAATGGGGGAATATTAGATGATTTAATTGTGTCCAAAATTGACGACGAACAACTGTATATTGTCTCGAATGCTGCAATGAAATTTCAAGACATGGAAATAATGGAGAAAGCcaag AATCGGTTTAACGCTGatggaaaaaacgttgacatCGAATTTTTGTCTACAAGCGATCAATCCCTCATAGCTATACAAGGACCAAGAGGCGTCAGAAGTTTGGAGAAATTTCTTCCGAAACCGAAAATATTGaatgagttatattttttgcacaCGACTGTTAGTGAAGTGGCTGGAATTCCAAAGTGTCGTATAACTCGTTGTGGTTATACTGGAGAAGATGGTGTAGAGGTGTCCGTTCCTTCGACTCATGTTGAATACTTAACCGAAGCGTTGTTAGAAACAaatgaacatttaaaaatgGCTGGCCTGGGGGCAAGGGATACGCTAAGATTGGAATCTGGTCTATGTCTGTATGGCAAAGATATCACCGATGAAACCACACCTGTAGAAGCGGGCCTTGCTTGGTTAATTG CACGACGCCGGCGTAATGAAAGGGACTTTCCTGGCAGCGACCGAATTTTGTCACAATTGAATAAGCTAACTGGAGAAATTAGCcattgtcggattggtttagttATGTGTGGAAAAAACAAAACTCCTCCAGCACGCGCTGGCGTAAAAATCTATTATAAAGATAAAGAAGTTGGATTTATAACTAGTGGTTGTATAAGTCCTAGCCTTGAGAAAAATATCGCAATGGGCTATATCTTAGAAGACCATATTAATATATCGAATAAAATGGTGCATCTTAAAATTAGAGATAATTTATATGATGCTATTATTACACGCATGCCCTTTGTGAAACCCAATTACTTCAATAAACCAAAGGAATTAATTTGA